Proteins from a genomic interval of Mesobacillus sp. S13:
- a CDS encoding DNA internalization-related competence protein ComEC/Rec2 has protein sequence MKPIAFGPTQGQLFYFAAVSLLGLMTMTDNQFVYGSLFLLVIILLTKLKNFPPANLLLVASCYLLFITAGYIDSVHFGTEYTGRERSFLILFDEEIQVEGDLLFAYAKAMPSNEKLAVRYRIKSVSEQESIQELLIPGMSCQASGSLNSPSPARNPNAFDYQKYLQLKKISWTLDVDTLSLETCSKQTSTLTALKAFRQKEIARIKDMLPKETSALAAALIFGERNLFDPETERSYQKIGIVHLLAISGLHVGLLTGMMYFIFIRVGVTKEKTEILLMAFLPIYAIITGLAPPVVRAAAMLMILIGSRRLSLRMTPLDAVCAAFMIMILVQPSIIYDTGFQLSFAVSFSLVISAPVILKAFHSFIEQTAAASFIAQLSSLPVILSTFYEVSAISVFANLLFVPLFSFVLLPLLLISYIILSFDGALPEFYLYLLENLIHGVNLLAMQLSELPMSALIIGKLEPILLIALIVLIPVFFFKWEEFVIKKSKPPLWLFVVPLMPLVMQIVLPYLNPYGQVVFLDVGQGDSIFIQMPYNQGNYLIDTGGVTPFVKENWQQRVDPYDPGKKILVPFLKSEGIRTVDKLILTHGDADHIGGANALLEEIGVKQLIVPRVAERSALEQEIINKARKKGTEIYLAGIGTGWKTAQGDFFILNPSESIGERNEQSIVLRAAIGGKEWLLTGDLGIEGERLLIEKIKEIDIDVLKVGHHGSKYSSSELFLEETTPDFAVISVGEKNRYGHPGKEVLTRLEGHSTRIFRTDENGAIIYKFKGDSGTFSTQLP, from the coding sequence ATGAAGCCAATTGCATTTGGACCAACCCAAGGGCAGCTGTTTTACTTTGCAGCTGTCTCCTTATTGGGGCTGATGACAATGACGGACAATCAGTTCGTATACGGTTCATTATTCCTGCTTGTCATCATCCTGTTAACAAAACTGAAGAATTTTCCTCCTGCCAATCTGCTGTTAGTGGCAAGTTGCTATCTTTTATTTATAACAGCAGGATACATTGATTCTGTTCATTTTGGAACAGAATATACCGGCAGGGAAAGAAGCTTCTTAATTCTTTTTGATGAAGAAATCCAGGTGGAAGGTGATCTGCTTTTTGCCTATGCGAAAGCAATGCCATCCAATGAAAAGCTTGCTGTAAGATACAGAATCAAGTCAGTATCAGAACAAGAGTCCATTCAAGAACTCCTCATTCCTGGAATGTCTTGTCAAGCTTCCGGGAGCCTCAATAGTCCATCACCAGCCAGAAACCCCAACGCGTTTGATTACCAAAAATATCTTCAACTTAAGAAAATATCATGGACCTTGGATGTAGATACACTTTCTCTTGAAACCTGCTCAAAACAAACAAGTACTTTAACAGCTTTAAAAGCATTCAGGCAAAAAGAAATTGCCAGGATTAAAGATATGTTGCCGAAGGAGACTTCAGCACTTGCTGCAGCGCTCATCTTTGGTGAAAGGAATCTCTTCGATCCTGAAACAGAGCGCTCATACCAGAAAATCGGAATCGTTCATTTGCTTGCCATTTCCGGTCTTCATGTCGGCTTGCTCACAGGGATGATGTATTTTATTTTTATCAGGGTGGGTGTGACAAAGGAGAAAACGGAGATCTTACTAATGGCTTTCCTGCCGATTTACGCTATAATAACCGGGCTTGCTCCTCCGGTAGTCAGGGCGGCTGCGATGCTGATGATATTGATCGGCTCACGGCGTTTGTCGCTGCGAATGACGCCGCTTGACGCAGTATGTGCTGCCTTTATGATCATGATACTCGTCCAGCCTTCTATAATATACGATACTGGATTTCAACTCTCTTTCGCAGTCAGCTTCTCCCTGGTCATTTCAGCACCAGTCATTCTGAAAGCCTTTCACTCATTCATAGAACAAACAGCTGCAGCTTCTTTTATAGCCCAACTCTCAAGCCTCCCGGTCATCCTTTCGACCTTTTACGAAGTTTCTGCCATCTCGGTTTTCGCCAATCTCCTGTTCGTGCCGCTATTCTCATTCGTTCTGTTACCGCTTTTGTTGATTTCCTATATCATTTTATCTTTTGACGGAGCGTTGCCTGAGTTCTATTTATACTTACTGGAGAACCTGATACACGGTGTTAATCTTTTAGCCATGCAACTTTCTGAACTTCCAATGTCAGCACTCATCATAGGAAAGTTGGAACCGATCTTACTGATTGCGCTAATCGTTCTGATTCCAGTATTTTTTTTCAAGTGGGAAGAATTTGTTATAAAAAAATCAAAACCGCCTCTATGGCTTTTTGTTGTTCCATTAATGCCGCTGGTAATGCAAATTGTATTGCCTTATTTGAATCCATATGGGCAGGTTGTCTTTCTGGATGTCGGCCAGGGTGACAGCATCTTCATTCAGATGCCGTATAATCAAGGGAATTATCTTATAGATACAGGTGGTGTCACTCCTTTTGTAAAGGAAAACTGGCAGCAAAGAGTGGATCCTTATGATCCAGGCAAAAAGATTCTCGTTCCATTTTTGAAAAGTGAAGGGATCAGGACGGTGGACAAATTGATTTTGACACACGGTGATGCAGATCATATAGGTGGAGCCAATGCTTTACTGGAGGAAATAGGGGTAAAGCAGCTGATTGTCCCGCGTGTAGCTGAACGATCAGCGTTAGAGCAAGAGATCATTAACAAAGCCAGGAAGAAGGGAACAGAAATTTATTTAGCTGGAATAGGGACGGGATGGAAGACAGCCCAAGGGGATTTTTTCATTCTTAACCCAAGTGAAAGCATAGGAGAGCGAAACGAACAATCCATTGTGCTGCGCGCAGCGATTGGCGGGAAAGAATGGCTTTTAACAGGGGATTTAGGTATAGAAGGAGAAAGGTTGTTGATTGAGAAAATAAAGGAAATCGATATTGACGTTTTAAAGGTAGGCCACCATGGCAGTAAATATTCCAGTTCAGAGCTATTTCTGGAGGAAACAACTCCTGATTTTGCAGTCATTTCTGTCGGAGAGAAAAATCGGTATGGTCACCCGGGGAAAGAAGTCCTAACAAGGTTGGAGGGACACAGCACCCGGATTTTCAGGACGGATGAAAATGGGGCAATCATTTATAAGTTCAAAGGAGATTCAGGAACCTTTTCAACACAACTTCCATAG
- a CDS encoding deoxycytidylate deaminase — MERKSWDQYFLDIAEGVGTRSTCPRLHVGCVIVKDKHIVSTGYNGSIHGHDHCEDVGCLINEQGRCIRTLHAEENAVIHADRGLLKGATAFVTHEPCEKCSKTLAQAGIARIVYRSAYPNKYNELFLRDVEVVHLSK; from the coding sequence ATGGAAAGAAAGAGTTGGGATCAGTACTTCCTGGATATTGCAGAGGGAGTTGGCACACGTTCCACCTGTCCAAGACTGCATGTAGGATGTGTCATCGTAAAGGACAAGCATATTGTATCAACCGGTTACAATGGTTCCATACACGGACATGATCATTGTGAGGATGTAGGATGCCTGATCAACGAGCAAGGCCGATGCATCAGGACCTTGCACGCTGAAGAGAATGCAGTCATTCATGCCGACAGAGGTCTTTTAAAAGGAGCAACAGCATTCGTAACCCACGAGCCTTGTGAAAAATGCTCCAAGACACTCGCACAGGCAGGCATTGCAAGAATCGTATACCGCAGCGCCTATCCTAACAAGTACAATGAGCTGTTTTTAAGGGACGTAGAGGTTGTTCACCTATCTAAATAA
- a CDS encoding helix-hairpin-helix domain-containing protein, translated as MDWIKENKIYVIAGLSVLLFFFYSSFIKETELTEVNEGVTAMVDNEEMGTEEMDKTQAEEETITMMADIKGAVVNPGVYQIEEGGRVIDLIELAGGLGQDADTAAINFAMHVHDEMAIYIPRIGEEVNAVLPAQSGESAGKGKVNLNSAQSGELQTLPGIGPAKAEAIIEHRETKGPFKSIDDLKEISGIGDKTFEKLKDHISVK; from the coding sequence GTGGACTGGATCAAGGAAAACAAAATCTATGTTATTGCAGGATTGAGTGTACTCTTATTTTTTTTCTATTCCTCCTTTATTAAAGAAACAGAATTGACTGAAGTAAATGAAGGAGTAACTGCGATGGTTGATAACGAGGAAATGGGCACAGAAGAAATGGACAAAACGCAAGCCGAAGAAGAAACAATTACCATGATGGCCGATATCAAAGGAGCTGTCGTCAATCCGGGCGTTTACCAAATTGAAGAGGGAGGAAGAGTGATTGACTTAATTGAACTCGCTGGAGGTCTTGGACAGGATGCTGATACAGCCGCCATCAATTTTGCGATGCATGTACATGATGAAATGGCGATATACATACCTAGGATCGGTGAGGAGGTGAATGCTGTTTTGCCAGCTCAATCGGGTGAGAGTGCAGGAAAAGGCAAAGTGAACCTGAACTCTGCGCAATCCGGCGAGCTGCAGACATTGCCAGGTATAGGCCCTGCAAAAGCAGAAGCTATTATTGAGCACCGTGAAACCAAGGGTCCATTCAAATCGATTGATGATTTAAAAGAAATTAGTGGGATCGGGGATAAAACGTTTGAAAAATTGAAGGATCATATTTCGGTAAAATAG
- the comER gene encoding late competence protein ComER, whose product MKLGIIGTGNMGRILAEALIDGNAVSPSSMTITNRTLSKALEIQKIYPDLSVGKDATEVAKNADAIFVCVKPHHVLGVLESITPMLTRDKCVISITSPISVEQIESKVNCSVMRIIPSITNRALAGVSLFSFGSRCSTEWREALFTLFKKVSVPLEIEEKITRVASDIVSCGPAFFSHLVQSFINGAVKETEIDQETATKLSSEMLIGLGELLKQNHYTLQTLQEKVCVKGGITGEGITVLESETGDMFEKLFQATHKKFAKELQKTEEQFRP is encoded by the coding sequence ATGAAATTAGGGATTATAGGCACAGGGAATATGGGGAGAATTCTCGCCGAAGCTCTCATTGATGGGAATGCCGTTTCCCCTTCTTCAATGACGATCACAAACAGAACATTATCAAAAGCTTTAGAGATTCAAAAAATATATCCAGACTTATCAGTTGGAAAGGATGCAACAGAAGTTGCTAAAAATGCTGACGCCATTTTCGTCTGTGTTAAGCCTCATCATGTATTGGGAGTCCTCGAGTCCATTACCCCTATGCTGACAAGGGATAAATGCGTGATTTCAATAACGAGTCCAATCAGTGTGGAGCAAATTGAAAGCAAAGTGAATTGTTCTGTCATGAGAATAATACCAAGCATCACGAATAGGGCGCTTGCCGGTGTTTCCCTATTCTCGTTTGGAAGCCGATGCAGTACAGAATGGAGGGAAGCGCTGTTTACTCTCTTCAAGAAGGTATCCGTACCTTTGGAAATCGAGGAGAAAATCACTAGAGTGGCATCTGATATTGTCAGCTGCGGTCCGGCTTTCTTCAGTCATCTTGTACAGAGTTTTATTAATGGCGCGGTCAAGGAAACGGAAATTGACCAGGAAACTGCCACCAAGCTTTCAAGTGAAATGCTCATTGGCTTAGGAGAACTTCTGAAGCAAAATCATTATACGTTACAAACATTACAGGAAAAGGTTTGCGTGAAAGGCGGCATAACAGGAGAAGGAATCACGGTACTCGAGAGTGAAACGGGAGATATGTTTGAAAAATTGTTTCAGGCCACACATAAGAAATTCGCCAAGGAACTGCAAAAAACGGAAGAACAATTCCGTCCTTAA
- a CDS encoding class I SAM-dependent DNA methyltransferase yields MSYGRFAYLYDELMQDVPYDEWVSIVEAYKEKYQVNGMKLLDLACGTGELSVKFAQKGFEVTGADLSSDMLSVAQAKAQAQSLNIQFFQQDMTEIDDLGEFDIIGIFCDSLNYLENEQAVRQTFEGVHRLLKKGGLFLFDVHSVYKMEHIFADATFTWDDEEITYIWNSFRGEGTHSVEHELTFFVLDESSGKYDRVDELHYQRTYPEGTYVKWLEQAGFANVEVTGDYTMKSPEPTAERLFFAMVKR; encoded by the coding sequence ATGTCTTACGGACGTTTCGCTTATTTGTATGATGAACTCATGCAGGATGTTCCCTATGATGAATGGGTTTCGATCGTAGAGGCATACAAAGAGAAATATCAAGTGAACGGAATGAAGCTCCTCGACCTCGCATGCGGAACCGGGGAGCTGTCTGTTAAATTTGCACAAAAGGGCTTTGAAGTGACTGGAGCGGACTTATCTAGTGATATGCTTTCCGTAGCCCAGGCAAAAGCTCAGGCACAATCGCTGAACATACAATTTTTTCAACAGGACATGACCGAGATTGATGATTTAGGTGAATTCGATATCATTGGCATCTTTTGTGACTCCCTGAACTATCTGGAAAATGAGCAGGCAGTCCGGCAGACCTTCGAAGGTGTCCACCGCCTTTTGAAAAAAGGGGGCTTATTCCTGTTTGATGTCCATTCAGTCTATAAAATGGAGCATATTTTTGCAGATGCGACCTTTACCTGGGATGATGAAGAAATCACTTATATTTGGAATAGCTTCAGGGGCGAAGGTACCCACAGCGTGGAACATGAGCTCACCTTCTTCGTCCTTGATGAATCGTCAGGGAAATATGACAGAGTCGATGAATTGCACTACCAGCGTACATATCCCGAGGGTACTTATGTAAAATGGCTAGAACAAGCAGGCTTTGCAAATGTTGAAGTAACCGGGGACTACACCATGAAGTCTCCAGAACCAACAGCAGAGCGGTTGTTTTTTGCTATGGTAAAGCGATGA
- the rsfS gene encoding ribosome silencing factor — protein MSDRALLMTAVKAADDKRAEDIMVLNMKGISLIADYFIICHGNSDKQVQAIAREIREKAEEQGHSLKRMEGFDEARWVLIDIGDVVVHVFHKEERSYYNLERLWGDAPIENVQSELN, from the coding sequence ATGAGTGATCGCGCATTATTAATGACAGCTGTAAAAGCAGCGGACGATAAAAGAGCAGAAGATATTATGGTATTGAACATGAAAGGCATCTCATTGATTGCCGATTATTTTATCATTTGCCACGGGAATTCAGATAAGCAGGTTCAAGCGATTGCCCGTGAAATCAGGGAAAAAGCAGAAGAACAAGGACATAGCCTAAAGAGGATGGAAGGCTTTGATGAAGCGCGATGGGTGCTGATCGATATCGGTGATGTGGTTGTCCATGTCTTCCATAAAGAAGAACGAAGCTACTATAATCTTGAGCGCCTATGGGGTGATGCTCCAATCGAAAACGTGCAGAGTGAGTTAAATTAA
- the yqeK gene encoding bis(5'-nucleosyl)-tetraphosphatase (symmetrical) YqeK produces MEREQALQIVKLQLTEHRYQHTLGVMETAIKLAVKYGADIKKAEMAAIFHDYAKFRPKDEMRQIIEEQKMPAILLEFNSELWHAPVGAYLAKKEAGIDDKEVLDAIRYHTSGRIGMSLLEKVIYLADYIEPGRHFPGVDEVRKMAEEDLDSALVQSMKNTIQFLMKKNQPVFPDTFNAYNSIVQNSGG; encoded by the coding sequence ATGGAACGTGAACAAGCGCTTCAAATTGTGAAGTTGCAACTAACTGAACATCGCTACCAGCATACTCTTGGTGTGATGGAGACAGCCATCAAGCTTGCAGTGAAATATGGAGCAGATATAAAGAAAGCGGAAATGGCTGCTATTTTTCATGACTACGCAAAATTCCGCCCAAAGGATGAAATGAGGCAAATCATCGAAGAACAAAAAATGCCGGCAATCCTGCTTGAGTTTAACAGCGAGCTATGGCATGCCCCGGTAGGAGCCTACCTTGCAAAAAAAGAAGCTGGTATTGACGACAAAGAAGTTCTTGATGCAATCCGTTATCACACATCAGGAAGAATCGGTATGTCACTCCTGGAAAAAGTCATCTATCTGGCCGATTATATTGAACCAGGCCGACATTTTCCAGGTGTCGATGAAGTAAGGAAAATGGCAGAAGAAGATCTGGACAGCGCGCTGGTCCAATCAATGAAAAATACGATCCAATTTTTAATGAAGAAAAACCAGCCGGTCTTTCCGGATACATTCAATGCATACAACAGCATCGTACAAAATTCAGGAGGTTGA
- a CDS encoding nicotinate-nucleotide adenylyltransferase: protein MKKVGILGGTFNPPHTGHLVIANEVQHAYGLDEVWFMPNQVPPHKTVDEPISQSDRLAMLELAIADNKQFRIEKAELERSGPSYTYETMKILKDMYKEIDFHFIIGGDMVEYLPKWHKIDELMRMVKFVGVSRPSYSTESSYDILYAETPQMDISSSMIRERVKGGKSIRYLLPDAVRVYIEEHGLYGT from the coding sequence TTGAAGAAAGTTGGCATTTTGGGCGGAACCTTTAACCCGCCGCATACCGGACATTTAGTGATTGCGAATGAAGTGCAGCATGCCTATGGACTGGATGAGGTTTGGTTCATGCCGAATCAGGTGCCGCCTCATAAGACAGTGGATGAGCCCATCAGCCAATCAGACAGGCTGGCTATGCTCGAGCTTGCCATTGCTGATAACAAGCAATTCAGAATTGAAAAAGCAGAACTCGAGAGAAGCGGCCCATCTTACACGTATGAAACGATGAAAATATTGAAAGATATGTATAAAGAAATTGATTTTCATTTTATCATTGGGGGCGATATGGTTGAATATCTGCCCAAATGGCATAAAATTGATGAATTAATGAGAATGGTCAAGTTTGTCGGAGTCAGCCGGCCTTCATACAGCACTGAATCATCTTATGATATTCTTTACGCAGAGACACCGCAGATGGATATCTCATCTAGTATGATCAGAGAAAGAGTAAAAGGCGGCAAAAGCATTCGCTATCTGCTGCCCGATGCGGTGAGGGTTTATATAGAGGAGCATGGTTTATATGGAACGTGA
- the yhbY gene encoding ribosome assembly RNA-binding protein YhbY, giving the protein MLTGKQKRFLRSKAHHLTPIFQVGKGGVNENMVKQIADVLEARELIKVSILQNCDEDKDTVAEQLSRGAKAELVQVIGNTIVLYKESRENKQIVLPR; this is encoded by the coding sequence ATGTTAACAGGTAAGCAAAAACGTTTTTTAAGATCCAAAGCCCATCATCTTACACCGATTTTTCAAGTTGGTAAAGGTGGGGTAAATGAGAATATGGTCAAACAAATCGCAGACGTACTTGAAGCAAGAGAGCTGATCAAGGTGAGTATCCTGCAGAATTGTGATGAAGATAAGGATACTGTGGCTGAACAGTTGTCGCGCGGTGCGAAGGCAGAGCTTGTCCAGGTAATCGGAAACACCATTGTTTTATATAAAGAGTCTCGTGAAAATAAGCAAATCGTTCTTCCAAGATAA
- the aroE gene encoding shikimate dehydrogenase produces the protein MKKLFGVIGDPIAHSMSPAMHNDLFELYGIHAVYLPFHVSKGNLEAAVKGLKALGVSGFNVTIPHKTEIIPHLDKVDPLARAIGAVNTVKNENGLLVGYNTDGPGFVKGLEYLAADLGSRSALIIGAGGASRAIYFAMAQSGIGKIDLYNRTDEKAKELVSSCPYEVESRVIDKETAEKSLADYQLVIQTTSIGMVPDTESLPLLPENLKQNTIVSDIIYNPLQTKFLKEAAKRGAAVQNGVGMFVFQGALAFEIWTGIFPDIERMEANVLRNLGG, from the coding sequence ATGAAAAAATTATTCGGTGTCATTGGCGATCCGATTGCGCATTCGATGTCTCCTGCCATGCACAATGATTTATTTGAGCTTTATGGAATACATGCCGTTTATCTGCCTTTCCATGTGAGCAAAGGAAATCTTGAGGCTGCAGTTAAGGGATTGAAAGCGCTTGGTGTGAGTGGATTCAATGTGACCATTCCGCATAAGACAGAGATCATCCCGCACCTTGATAAAGTTGATCCATTAGCAAGGGCAATTGGAGCGGTCAATACAGTCAAAAATGAAAATGGCCTCCTGGTAGGCTATAATACGGATGGTCCTGGATTCGTTAAAGGGCTTGAATACTTGGCTGCTGACCTTGGTTCAAGGTCAGCTTTGATTATTGGTGCTGGTGGTGCTTCAAGAGCCATTTATTTTGCGATGGCACAATCCGGTATTGGAAAGATTGACCTTTACAATCGGACTGATGAAAAAGCGAAAGAGCTTGTCAGCTCTTGTCCATACGAGGTTGAATCCAGAGTTATTGATAAGGAAACAGCTGAAAAGTCACTGGCCGATTATCAGCTTGTTATCCAGACAACTTCAATCGGGATGGTGCCTGATACAGAAAGTTTGCCGCTTTTGCCGGAAAACTTAAAGCAGAATACGATCGTTAGTGATATAATTTATAATCCATTGCAAACAAAGTTTTTAAAAGAAGCGGCCAAAAGGGGCGCCGCCGTCCAGAATGGTGTAGGAATGTTCGTTTTCCAAGGTGCGCTTGCTTTTGAAATATGGACAGGGATATTTCCCGATATCGAAAGAATGGAAGCAAATGTTTTAAGAAATTTAGGAGGTTAA
- the yqeH gene encoding ribosome biogenesis GTPase YqeH, translated as MSEQINCTGCGVIIQTENPEELGYAPASSLEKEVVVCQRCFRLKNYNEIQDVSLTDDDFLKILNELGSRDALIVKIVDIFDFNGSWLPGIHRFAGKNPVLLIGNKADLVPKSVKQQKLIDWMKKESRELGLNPIDVFLVSAARGFNIKEAAAAIDEYRNGKDVYIVGCTNVGKSTFINRIIKEVTGEGDIITTSHFPGTTLDMIEIPLEDGKAIVDTPGIINHHQMAHYVDKRDLKFITPKKEIKPKVYQLNEQQTLFFGGLARFDYISGGRRSFSCYVPNEINIHRTKLENADELYKNHAGELLTPPRREQMDEFPELVRHEFTIKEAKTDVVFSGLGWVTVNDAGAKIAAYVPKGVNVMLRRSLI; from the coding sequence TTGAGTGAGCAAATAAACTGTACAGGCTGTGGTGTCATCATCCAGACGGAGAATCCAGAGGAATTAGGCTATGCTCCAGCTTCTTCATTGGAAAAAGAGGTGGTTGTCTGCCAGAGATGCTTCCGTTTGAAGAATTATAATGAAATCCAGGATGTAAGCCTGACGGATGACGATTTTTTAAAGATATTGAATGAACTAGGCAGCAGGGATGCCTTGATTGTCAAAATTGTCGATATCTTCGACTTCAATGGGAGCTGGCTGCCTGGTATCCATCGTTTTGCCGGAAAAAACCCGGTATTGTTAATCGGCAATAAGGCTGATCTCGTACCTAAATCAGTCAAACAGCAAAAACTGATTGACTGGATGAAAAAGGAATCAAGGGAATTGGGGCTCAATCCGATTGATGTATTCCTCGTCAGTGCAGCAAGAGGCTTCAATATAAAGGAAGCAGCTGCGGCGATAGACGAATACCGTAATGGCAAAGATGTTTATATTGTTGGCTGTACAAATGTAGGGAAATCTACTTTTATCAATAGGATCATCAAGGAAGTGACAGGCGAAGGTGATATAATCACCACTTCACACTTTCCTGGAACGACCCTTGATATGATTGAAATTCCGCTCGAGGATGGCAAAGCGATTGTAGATACACCAGGTATCATCAATCACCATCAGATGGCGCACTACGTGGATAAGCGAGATTTGAAGTTTATTACGCCTAAAAAAGAAATCAAGCCTAAGGTGTATCAACTGAATGAACAGCAGACTTTGTTTTTCGGCGGACTGGCCCGTTTCGATTACATCTCGGGAGGAAGAAGATCTTTCTCCTGCTATGTGCCGAATGAAATTAATATTCATCGGACAAAGCTTGAAAATGCAGATGAGCTGTATAAAAATCATGCCGGTGAGCTGCTGACACCTCCACGCCGTGAGCAAATGGACGAGTTCCCTGAACTTGTCCGCCATGAGTTTACCATCAAGGAAGCCAAAACAGATGTTGTTTTCTCAGGTTTGGGCTGGGTAACGGTCAATGATGCAGGCGCGAAAATTGCCGCGTATGTCCCTAAAGGCGTCAATGTGATGCTGAGAAGGTCACTTATATAG
- a CDS encoding YqeG family HAD IIIA-type phosphatase: protein MLKHFLPDQHVKSIFEITPESLHEKGVKGIITDLDNTLVEWDRPYATPMLIEWFDNMRKNEILVTIVSNNNEKRVKAFSDPLQIPFIFQARKPMTRAFHRALKEMGLPKEETVVIGDQLLTDVLGGNRSGFHTILVVPVAQTDGFVTRFNRKVERRILNWFRKKGKLNWED from the coding sequence TTGCTAAAGCATTTTTTGCCCGATCAGCATGTGAAAAGTATTTTTGAAATCACCCCCGAAAGCCTGCATGAAAAAGGTGTGAAGGGTATCATCACTGACCTTGACAATACACTCGTTGAGTGGGATCGTCCCTATGCGACGCCGATGCTTATTGAGTGGTTTGATAATATGAGGAAAAATGAAATACTCGTAACAATTGTTTCAAATAATAATGAGAAAAGAGTAAAGGCATTTTCGGATCCTTTGCAAATTCCATTTATTTTTCAAGCGAGAAAACCGATGACCCGTGCATTTCATAGAGCATTAAAAGAAATGGGATTGCCCAAAGAAGAAACGGTCGTTATAGGTGACCAGCTTTTAACCGATGTACTTGGCGGCAACAGAAGCGGTTTCCATACTATTCTTGTTGTTCCTGTTGCGCAGACAGATGGGTTTGTGACTAGATTCAACAGGAAAGTGGAAAGAAGAATATTAAATTGGTTCAGGAAAAAAGGAAAGCTGAATTGGGAGGACTAA
- a CDS encoding sporulation histidine kinase inhibitor Sda, with product MRKLSDELLIESYFKARELNLSYEFIRLIETEIHRRSLSNRIKASS from the coding sequence ATGCGTAAACTGTCGGACGAGCTGTTGATCGAGTCATATTTTAAAGCAAGAGAATTGAATTTAAGCTATGAGTTTATTCGTTTGATTGAAACGGAAATCCACCGGCGTTCATTATCTAACCGAATTAAAGCCTCATCCTGA
- a CDS encoding phosphatidylserine decarboxylase — MFQSIYRILIELTNGKWTSAILHKFAKSKSSKRIIPSFAKTYNINQEEMEKPIGEYESLHHFFIRNLKEGARKIDQDPLSVVSPVDSVIEEVGEIAANKTITVKGKVYSISEMLGNDDAMARYEQGTYMIFYLSPSHYHQIHSPVNGEVTNQWTLGLKSYPVNKMGLKYGNYPLSKNYRKITEIRHNAGMAAVIKVGAMFVNSIETTHDGSKLDKGDQMAYFTFGSTVVLLFEKGTINLMPEIAPPYPIRYGEKIGTLMGQG; from the coding sequence TTGTTTCAATCCATCTATCGTATTCTTATAGAATTGACGAATGGGAAATGGACTTCTGCCATTTTGCATAAATTTGCAAAATCCAAAAGCAGTAAAAGGATTATTCCTTCCTTTGCCAAAACGTATAACATCAACCAGGAGGAAATGGAAAAGCCTATCGGGGAATATGAAAGTCTTCATCATTTTTTCATCAGGAATCTGAAAGAGGGAGCAAGGAAAATAGATCAGGATCCTCTGTCAGTCGTTAGTCCAGTAGATTCGGTAATCGAAGAGGTGGGCGAAATTGCAGCTAATAAAACCATTACGGTAAAAGGAAAGGTTTATTCCATTTCCGAAATGCTGGGTAATGATGATGCGATGGCAAGATATGAGCAGGGAACTTATATGATTTTTTACCTGAGTCCAAGCCATTACCACCAAATTCATAGCCCGGTGAATGGAGAGGTAACCAATCAATGGACTTTGGGATTGAAGTCATACCCCGTAAATAAAATGGGGTTGAAGTATGGAAATTACCCATTGTCTAAAAACTACCGGAAAATTACTGAGATCAGGCATAATGCTGGCATGGCAGCTGTCATTAAAGTAGGAGCCATGTTTGTCAATTCGATTGAAACAACACATGACGGATCGAAGCTGGACAAAGGTGATCAAATGGCATACTTTACCTTCGGCTCGACTGTAGTATTGCTGTTCGAAAAAGGTACGATTAACCTGATGCCGGAAATAGCTCCTCCCTATCCTATCAGGTATGGAGAAAAAATCGGCACATTAATGGGACAAGGCTGA